Proteins encoded in a region of the Phaenicophaeus curvirostris isolate KB17595 chromosome 1, BPBGC_Pcur_1.0, whole genome shotgun sequence genome:
- the NHLH2 gene encoding helix-loop-helix protein 2, translating into MMLSPDQAADSDHPSSAPSDPESLGGADAQALGCCASDPEPAEGGGGEARGGGESRAGARPGLHPAPLSREEKRRRRRATAKYRSAHATRERIRVEAFNLAFAELRKLLPTLPPDKKLSKIEILRLAICYISYLNHVLDV; encoded by the coding sequence ATGATGCTTAGCCCGGACCAAGCCGCCGACTCCGACCACCCCTCCTCGGCTCCCTCCGACCCGGAGTCCCTGGGCGGCGCGGACGCGCAGGCGCTCGGCTGCTGCGCCTCGGACCCGGAGCCGGCggagggcggcggcggggaggccCGAGGCGGCGGGGAGAGCCGGGCCGGGGCCCGCCCGGGGCTGCACCCCGCGCCGCTCAGCCGGGAGGAgaagcggcggcggcgccgcgccACGGCCAAGTACCGCTCGGCGCACGCCACGCGGGAGCGCATCCGCGTGGAGGCGTTCAACCTCGCCTTCGCCGAGCTGCGCAAGCTGCTGCCCACCCTGCCCCCCGACAAGAAGCTCTCCAAGATCGAGATCCTGCGCCTCGCCATCTGCTACATCTCCTATCTCAACCACGTCCTGGACGTGTAG